The following are encoded together in the Candidatus Omnitrophota bacterium genome:
- a CDS encoding glycosyltransferase: MPDNNILYISYDGMLEPIAQSQVIPYLKGLSKDKLRFFLLSFEKKALLRDKDHLRLMEERLRNAGIFWKRLVYHKKPQMISTLLDCIFGLIYAVFIVKKNRIRVVHARAEVSSLIGWLCARLCGCKFIYDRRGVLAYDYVDGGMWPKESLITKIMFKAVNYLDAKFLFGSDYTVVLTNKMADILKSGIFVNKKHAPKIKVIPCCVDLDNFNRQTRNRRPEDFPPEGKSVMVYCGSIGTWYMLREMIEFFKVLKSVDPKAHFLIITPFERDLVINSMHDGFIKDTDFTVLSKKHYEMPAYLSWADAAIMFIKPVFSKLASCPTKFGEYLACGLPVVINSGIGDTAGLIEENKIGSVLKEFSSAEYRRAAEELQYLINDAGLKNRCRNVAVTNLSLVNGIESYSHIYNTILNN; this comes from the coding sequence ATGCCGGATAATAATATACTCTATATCAGCTATGATGGCATGCTTGAGCCTATCGCTCAATCGCAGGTCATCCCTTATCTAAAAGGCTTGTCTAAGGATAAATTGCGTTTTTTCCTGCTTTCTTTTGAAAAGAAAGCTTTATTAAGAGATAAGGATCATTTGCGGCTAATGGAAGAGCGGTTAAGGAACGCAGGGATATTTTGGAAGAGGCTAGTTTATCATAAAAAGCCGCAGATGATTTCGACTCTGCTTGATTGCATCTTCGGTTTGATTTATGCAGTGTTTATTGTAAAGAAGAACAGGATCAGGGTAGTTCACGCCAGGGCAGAGGTTTCATCTCTGATAGGCTGGCTGTGCGCGCGCCTGTGCGGGTGTAAATTCATCTATGACAGAAGAGGCGTATTAGCCTATGATTATGTGGACGGAGGGATGTGGCCCAAAGAAAGTTTGATTACAAAAATAATGTTTAAGGCGGTAAACTATCTTGATGCAAAATTCCTTTTTGGCTCTGACTATACAGTCGTCTTAACTAATAAAATGGCAGATATATTGAAGTCAGGGATATTCGTTAACAAAAAACATGCCCCAAAAATAAAGGTAATTCCCTGTTGCGTTGACTTAGACAATTTTAACAGGCAAACCCGTAATCGAAGGCCTGAGGATTTTCCTCCCGAAGGTAAATCCGTGATGGTATATTGCGGCTCGATCGGAACATGGTATATGCTCAGAGAGATGATCGAGTTCTTTAAAGTACTAAAGTCTGTTGACCCTAAGGCCCATTTTTTGATAATTACCCCTTTTGAGCGCGATTTAGTTATAAACTCTATGCATGACGGATTTATTAAAGACACTGATTTTACTGTCCTTTCCAAGAAGCATTATGAGATGCCGGCATATTTATCATGGGCAGATGCTGCAATTATGTTTATTAAACCGGTATTTTCAAAGCTGGCATCTTGCCCGACAAAATTCGGAGAATACCTTGCCTGCGGATTGCCTGTGGTGATTAATTCCGGCATAGGAGATACAGCCGGCTTAATAGAAGAAAATAAAATCGGTAGTGTGCTAAAAGAATTCTCTTCTGCAGAGTACAGAAGGGCAGCGGAAGAGTTGCAGTATTTAATCAATGATGCTGGCTTAAAGAACAGATGCCGTAATGTTGCTGTAACGAATTTATCTCTGGTTAACGGGATAGAAAGTTACAGCCATATTTATAATACAATACTAAATAACTGA
- the asnB gene encoding asparagine synthase (glutamine-hydrolyzing) → MCGICGLLDYNSQNTDSRRIIKGMCSKLIHRGPDDEGIFSQTGSPNITLGHRRLSIIDLSSAGHQPMVNEDNSISLILNGEIYNYLELRTELESRGHVFRSNTDTEVVIHLYEEKGRDCVKSLRGMFAFALWDSNNKILFLARDRLGKKPLFYSHKDSRFLFSSELESLLESGFISKEINKDSLDYYLSFGYIPSPYTIYKNVFQLKPAHTLSLHNNELRVDRYWDLDYLPKLKISQQEAVEKVLNLLEEAVKIRLHSDVPLGAFLSGGIDSSTIVAIMSKVSRQQVKTFSIGFEDSDYSELTFAREISRIYGTEHHEFMVKPDALGVLPLLISRYGQPYADSSALPTYYVSKETRSHVTVALNGDGGDESFAGYERYHAMLIAESMYNLPPLLKRAIKFSSGFIPDSIEPKNRLRNIKRFFDAAFIEKEKRYIRWISIFYGELKNALYSAEFKSALKEDKAGSYISSFFNEASDGLLDSLLNADVHTYLPEDLLVKVDIASMANSLEARSPFLDHKFMEFAARLPSSYKIKNGIRKYILKKAIKGIVPDRNVYRRKMGFGVPIGRWFRNELKEYIRDTLLEPKTLRRGYFNAGIVKKLVEDHIGLRKDYSFQLWSLLVLELWHRKFID, encoded by the coding sequence ATGTGCGGGATATGCGGTTTATTAGACTATAATTCCCAGAATACAGATAGCCGACGTATTATAAAAGGCATGTGTTCTAAGTTGATACATAGAGGCCCGGATGACGAGGGGATATTTTCCCAAACCGGAAGCCCTAATATTACCCTGGGGCACCGCAGGTTAAGCATTATTGACCTTTCCAGCGCAGGGCATCAGCCGATGGTAAATGAAGATAACAGCATTTCCTTGATTTTAAACGGAGAGATTTATAATTATCTTGAGTTACGCACAGAATTAGAATCCAGGGGGCACGTATTCAGGTCTAATACCGACACTGAAGTAGTCATTCATTTATATGAAGAAAAAGGCAGGGATTGCGTAAAGAGCCTACGTGGAATGTTTGCTTTTGCTTTGTGGGATAGTAATAATAAAATACTGTTCCTTGCACGCGACAGGCTCGGGAAAAAACCATTATTCTACAGCCACAAAGATAGCAGATTCTTATTTTCGTCAGAATTGGAGTCTTTACTTGAAAGCGGGTTTATTTCTAAGGAAATAAATAAAGATAGTCTGGATTATTATCTTTCTTTTGGTTATATACCTTCGCCGTACACGATTTACAAAAATGTCTTTCAGCTAAAGCCGGCGCATACCCTGTCTTTGCATAATAATGAACTCAGGGTTGACAGATATTGGGACCTTGATTATTTGCCAAAGCTAAAAATCAGCCAGCAGGAAGCAGTTGAGAAAGTATTAAATTTACTTGAAGAAGCTGTTAAAATTAGGCTGCATAGCGATGTCCCATTGGGTGCATTTTTGAGCGGAGGCATTGATTCTAGCACGATTGTCGCCATTATGAGCAAGGTCTCAAGGCAGCAAGTTAAGACCTTTTCAATAGGTTTTGAGGATAGCGATTACAGCGAGCTGACCTTTGCCAGGGAAATATCGCGCATATATGGGACTGAACACCATGAGTTTATGGTAAAACCTGACGCTTTAGGCGTTTTGCCGCTTTTAATCTCAAGGTATGGGCAGCCGTATGCAGATTCTTCCGCTTTGCCGACTTATTATGTTTCCAAAGAAACGCGCAGTCATGTTACTGTTGCTTTAAACGGTGATGGAGGAGATGAGTCATTCGCAGGCTATGAGCGTTATCATGCGATGCTGATTGCTGAATCCATGTATAACCTTCCGCCTCTCTTAAAGCGGGCAATCAAATTTTCTTCAGGATTTATACCTGATTCTATTGAGCCAAAAAACAGGCTGAGGAACATTAAGAGATTTTTTGATGCGGCATTTATTGAGAAAGAAAAACGTTATATCCGGTGGATAAGCATATTTTACGGGGAGCTTAAGAATGCTTTATACTCTGCAGAATTTAAAAGTGCGTTAAAAGAAGATAAGGCCGGCTCTTATATATCATCCTTTTTTAATGAAGCTTCAGACGGCTTACTTGATTCGCTGCTTAATGCCGATGTGCATACTTATCTGCCTGAGGACCTTTTGGTAAAGGTGGATATTGCCAGTATGGCTAATTCTTTAGAAGCGAGGTCTCCTTTTCTTGATCATAAATTTATGGAGTTTGCTGCCAGGCTTCCGTCATCATACAAAATAAAGAACGGGATAAGGAAATATATACTAAAAAAAGCAATTAAGGGGATCGTTCCTGATAGAAATGTATATAGGAGGAAGATGGGGTTCGGCGTGCCGATTGGAAGATGGTTCAGGAATGAGTTAAAAGAATATATACGCGATACGCTTCTTGAACCAAAAACACTGAGAAGGGGATACTTTAACGCGGGTATCGTAAAGAAGCTGGTTGAAGACCATATCGGATTACGGAAAGATTATTCGTTTCAACTATGGTCACTCCTGGTCCTGGAGCTGTGGCACCGCAAATTCATTGATTGA
- a CDS encoding glycosyltransferase has protein sequence MPIGSTGYRRQSAFITMAGYLKNGSKGQGWKTLKFHRPGITGGGLMAKSHRKKIIFISPVPYEGAGCRFRIWQYLPYLKERQIDGFISPFMSSYFFKIVYKDKGSIRKIFFFMLGLLRRLADIMSIFRYDAVYVYRESLPLGPVIFEKLVHLLGKPLIFDFDDAVFLPNSSPNNKLVKLFRNNNNASKIISLSKEVIAGNMFLKEYAQRFNPNVTVIPTPVDTEYFCPAPHTRQREKVIVGWMGSPTTEQYLYPLEPVFKQLFLKFKDKLVFRIIGASGQKNSNAMFEYRDWQIEREADDLRDFDIGIMPLNDDLWCRGKCGFKALLYMSTGVACVCSSVGANKEIIDDGVDGLLAKNLNEWFEKLSSLIEDHDLRRKIGIKAREKVILRYSLNVNAPLFCDLVEKVCSPAEVEKA, from the coding sequence ATGCCGATTGGTTCGACAGGTTATCGCCGCCAATCCGCTTTTATTACAATGGCAGGGTACTTAAAGAATGGTTCGAAAGGGCAGGGCTGGAAAACATTAAAATTTCACCGACCGGGAATTACGGGTGGAGGGCTTATGGCCAAAAGCCATAGGAAGAAAATCATATTTATAAGTCCGGTGCCTTATGAAGGAGCGGGCTGCAGGTTCAGGATATGGCAGTATTTACCATATCTTAAAGAGCGGCAAATTGACGGCTTCATAAGCCCCTTCATGTCGAGCTATTTTTTTAAGATAGTTTATAAGGATAAGGGCAGCATAAGAAAGATTTTCTTTTTTATGCTAGGCCTGTTAAGAAGGCTGGCAGATATCATGTCAATTTTCAGATATGATGCGGTCTACGTATACCGTGAGTCACTGCCTTTAGGCCCGGTTATCTTTGAAAAACTGGTGCATCTGCTGGGGAAACCGCTAATATTCGATTTTGATGATGCTGTTTTCTTGCCAAACTCAAGCCCAAATAACAAGCTGGTAAAGCTTTTCCGCAACAATAACAATGCCTCAAAGATCATTTCGCTTAGTAAAGAAGTAATAGCCGGTAACATGTTTTTAAAAGAATATGCTCAACGTTTTAATCCGAATGTTACTGTGATCCCGACTCCTGTAGATACCGAGTATTTTTGTCCGGCGCCGCATACCCGTCAGAGGGAAAAAGTTATCGTAGGATGGATGGGCAGCCCGACTACTGAGCAGTATTTATATCCTTTAGAGCCGGTTTTTAAGCAGCTGTTTCTTAAGTTTAAGGATAAACTTGTGTTCAGGATTATAGGCGCAAGCGGCCAAAAGAATAGTAATGCTATGTTTGAATACAGGGATTGGCAGATTGAACGCGAAGCAGATGATCTGCGTGATTTTGATATAGGCATTATGCCTTTAAACGATGATTTATGGTGCCGGGGCAAATGTGGGTTTAAGGCATTACTGTATATGAGTACAGGTGTCGCTTGTGTATGTTCTTCTGTGGGAGCAAATAAGGAGATTATTGATGACGGGGTTGACGGTCTTTTGGCAAAAAACCTTAATGAATGGTTTGAAAAATTATCAAGCCTGATTGAGGATCACGATTTACGCCGAAAGATCGGTATAAAAGCCAGAGAAAAAGTAATATTAAGGTACTCGCTTAATGTTAATGCCCCGTTATTTTGTGATTTGGTAGAAAAAGTTTGTTCTCCGGCGGAGGTAGAAAAGGCCTGA
- a CDS encoding radical SAM protein, which yields MRFKKVLLVNPFYSSKVYAIPVLPAGLGYISQVLESHGIEHDVFDMALGYDYKDLKEKIISFSPDLIGIGLMTYRYNNIYSLISRLKNDFSNIKIVCGGAHITNFKERALNDCASIDYGVTFEGELTLLDLVRGAPLDKIKGLIYRNGADLLYNGQRDFIEDLDRLPFPKYDKFELKKYSYGISIVTSRGCPYSCVYCSCHILGKKIRFRSAGNVIEELKYWHKRGIREFGLQEDNPTFNKQRMSELCTAIESEDLDGVMLMCGNGVRADRVDFEILAKMKKAGFKRLAFGVEAGNDRILQNIKKGQSFETIENAVKMACDLGFYVSLFFLIGSPGETIDDVRDSIRFSLKYPVGDVKFNNLVPIPGTELFEWVRKNDYFIMPPEKYLNMDPPAQLSNLPVFSTPEFSAFERKSALKEARRAERLVRRKLLEKRLPAYLGINRIIAAIYVNRFVSKIENWLLSYPKLRSNIGILRMKIRKHIYAG from the coding sequence ATGAGGTTTAAAAAAGTACTGTTAGTCAATCCATTTTATTCTTCTAAAGTATACGCAATTCCTGTGCTCCCGGCAGGCCTGGGATATATTTCTCAGGTATTGGAGTCGCATGGGATTGAGCATGATGTATTTGATATGGCACTGGGTTATGATTATAAAGATTTAAAGGAAAAGATCATTTCTTTTTCCCCCGATTTGATCGGTATTGGATTAATGACATATCGTTATAACAACATTTACAGCTTGATTAGCAGGTTGAAAAATGATTTTAGCAATATTAAGATAGTATGCGGAGGGGCGCATATAACGAATTTTAAAGAGCGCGCTTTAAATGATTGTGCTTCGATCGATTACGGCGTTACGTTTGAAGGCGAACTCACACTGCTGGATTTAGTAAGAGGTGCTCCTTTAGACAAAATAAAAGGGCTGATTTATAGAAACGGGGCCGATCTTCTTTACAACGGCCAGCGCGATTTTATCGAAGACTTAGACAGATTGCCATTCCCGAAATATGATAAGTTCGAATTGAAGAAATACAGCTACGGGATAAGCATCGTGACTTCAAGAGGCTGTCCATATTCTTGTGTTTACTGTTCTTGCCATATCCTCGGTAAAAAAATCAGGTTTCGTTCTGCAGGAAATGTCATAGAAGAGCTTAAATACTGGCATAAGAGAGGGATAAGGGAGTTTGGGCTCCAGGAGGATAATCCGACATTCAATAAACAGAGAATGTCAGAATTATGCACTGCCATCGAATCCGAAGATCTTGATGGGGTAATGCTTATGTGCGGTAATGGCGTCAGGGCAGACAGGGTCGATTTTGAGATATTAGCCAAAATGAAAAAAGCCGGATTTAAACGGTTGGCTTTTGGAGTTGAAGCAGGAAATGACCGCATCCTTCAAAATATAAAGAAGGGGCAAAGTTTTGAAACAATTGAAAACGCGGTAAAAATGGCTTGTGACCTTGGATTTTATGTGAGTTTATTTTTTCTGATCGGGTCTCCCGGAGAGACCATTGATGACGTAAGGGATTCGATAAGATTCTCATTAAAATACCCTGTCGGAGACGTTAAATTTAATAATCTAGTTCCTATACCAGGCACAGAATTATTCGAGTGGGTAAGAAAGAACGATTATTTTATTATGCCGCCGGAAAAATACCTGAATATGGACCCTCCGGCGCAGCTAAGCAACTTACCGGTTTTTTCTACCCCTGAATTTAGCGCCTTTGAAAGAAAAAGTGCTTTAAAAGAGGCAAGAAGGGCAGAAAGGCTGGTCAGGAGAAAACTCCTCGAGAAAAGATTGCCGGCTTATCTGGGGATAAACAGAATTATTGCTGCGATATATGTGAACCGGTTTGTCAGCAAAATCGAGAACTGGCTGCTTTCTTACCCTAAATTAAGAAGCAATATCGGTATATTGAGAATGAAAATAAGGAAGCATATCTATGCCGGATAA
- a CDS encoding methyltransferase domain-containing protein produces MEKELLNFLICPVCNKKLKPKLFSGSDKDISEGMLSCECGQVYPIIGSIPRIFKDSFSLFPDFCRKYKLNPIGINKTGEPCGPAFSDKEASLKEKTQQSFGYQWSTFSQMACDFEENFLNYIYPVGKGFFKGKFGLDAGCGFGRHIFNASKFGARMVGLDYSRAIESTYRNVKGLDNVYLVQADIYNLPFEKNTFDFVYSIGVLHHLPKPELAFRLLTEYVKPGGSIFIWVYSDSRKFTNFMLECVRMVTTKLPLSLLKLFCFLIAIIDYGLFIQPYRFLKRMPVLGSLIDKIILKRIVLYSNYPFQVAYADWFDRLSPPIRFYYNGRVLKEWFERAGLENIKISPTGNYGWRAYGQKP; encoded by the coding sequence ATGGAAAAAGAACTTCTGAATTTTTTAATATGCCCGGTGTGTAACAAAAAGTTAAAGCCGAAGCTGTTTTCCGGCTCTGATAAAGATATTTCTGAGGGCATGCTTTCTTGCGAATGCGGACAGGTTTATCCGATTATCGGATCTATCCCCAGGATATTTAAGGATTCTTTTTCTTTGTTCCCGGATTTTTGCCGTAAATACAAGCTTAACCCCATAGGCATAAATAAAACCGGAGAACCTTGCGGCCCGGCTTTCAGCGATAAAGAAGCTTCTTTAAAAGAAAAGACACAGCAGAGCTTTGGATATCAGTGGAGTACATTTTCCCAAATGGCCTGTGATTTTGAAGAGAATTTCCTTAATTATATTTATCCGGTGGGAAAAGGATTTTTTAAAGGAAAATTCGGCTTAGACGCAGGATGCGGGTTCGGCAGGCATATATTTAATGCCAGTAAATTCGGGGCAAGGATGGTCGGCCTGGATTATAGCCGGGCGATAGAATCAACTTATAGGAATGTAAAAGGACTTGATAATGTTTATCTGGTGCAGGCAGATATCTACAACCTTCCTTTTGAAAAGAATACTTTTGATTTTGTATATTCAATCGGTGTTTTGCACCATCTTCCGAAACCGGAGCTGGCATTCAGGCTGCTTACGGAATATGTCAAGCCAGGCGGATCTATTTTTATCTGGGTCTACAGTGACAGCCGTAAATTTACTAATTTCATGCTTGAGTGCGTAAGAATGGTTACGACAAAACTTCCCTTAAGCTTATTGAAGTTATTTTGTTTTTTAATTGCGATTATTGATTATGGCTTGTTTATCCAGCCATACCGTTTCCTTAAAAGAATGCCAGTATTAGGCAGCCTGATAGATAAGATAATATTAAAGAGGATTGTTCTTTATTCTAATTACCCGTTTCAGGTGGCTTATGCCGATTGGTTCGACAGGTTATCGCCGCCAATCCGCTTTTATTACAATGGCAGGGTACTTAAAGAATGGTTCGAAAGGGCAGGGCTGGAAAACATTAAAATTTCACCGACCGGGAATTACGGGTGGAGGGCTTATGGCCAAAAGCCATAG